The window TTGAAGATAAAATCACAACTCATTTGGATAAAGATATTGATGAAacaattattgttatcattcaaATGTATCAAAAACGTGTCACGTCACAAAATTGTTTGTGAATGTGGATTTAgatgaaattattgaattttaaaaaaagtatttctcattaattttattgaatttgatttaaaaatattttttatcacatgttaaaaaataataatatatagcttctcaaaaattaaagaattaaaaatgtATTAACTATTAAGGTTGGTGGTCGACATCAATACACTAAACACGATAAGCATCATGTCATTGTCTTAGACTAAcacaatctaaaattttgatatatgatagtgattattaaccaaaaaaattaatcgacatgcattgtatttaagaaaattttttaaaattattgaaaaaatagtttttataattatattatttttaaaatttaaatgtctattcatttttcactaatttttaatGATATCATCTCGTGCATCGCACGGGTTAAATACTAGTATATTTATATAATCGAGTTATAACGAAAATATATATGAGTAGATCTCCGTGCAACGATCtcgtgaatatatatatattcacacctaccgtgcacaaaTTTAAAGTATtgcttttgaaataaaaaataatatcgtCTCTCACGAAACTTGCGGGGCGTTCCAGGTGCGTGAACGTGCCCAAATTGTGAAATAATCTGACTTCTTTATCAAACGTTGTGTGTCCTGATTCGATCGTTAGTTCTAATTCTCTCGGTAAGGCTTCAAAACGATAAATATAAActgaaaaatattatgaaatcgTAGAGAAAATCCATGaacaacataaaatttaaatacgtCGTTATGAATATGAACGACATTTTTACAATAAAGTTGaaagaatatataaaaaaattaagaaacttGACTactgaaaattgaaataaacaGACATAGAATTGAGAGAATTTTGCAGAGCTTTGCTGTagatttttgttgatttttgtCGATccttcttttgatttttttccttgCTTTTTGTCACATTCCACATGTTAGTCTAGGTTGTATTCCACGATTTTCCATATTAGATAGTGGCTTTAACTCGTCGCGTCGTGTTTTTCTTGGGTCAACTACAACTCTCTTGGACTTTCAACTGTTGGACTTTTGCTTATGGGCTTTCAAGTTTATGTGGGCTTTTAGATTATTTTTTAGGCCCAATAAATATGTTTATGGGTCAAATAATTTTCACTTAAATCAGCATATATTAcacgattttattttataatataattaaaacatgatatttttgcaatgaaaaataataattcgaccaaaaaaataatatatttcatgaaTCAGGTCGGAGATCTGTtgcaaaaatttaaatcattagACGATCTCACGAGATATGCATGAGTATCTAcacaattatgatttttttattataatacatTAATAATACAATGATGCACTTGGTTCAACATGGCGGGCTGGGTTGATGAAATATCAACTCATTTGGAGGAGGGCTAAAAAAGTTGAACTTGTTTGGGTTGTGGGTTGGGGCGAGCTCGTCCGTCAtataaaagttttatttttgtttagttaatttattatttaggtCTGAATATATGTTTTCATACGTCCTGATGCCCCAATGGATTGGAACACAACATTTGTGGATGACGAAGACCTTATTTTCGGGGTCAAAATGTTTAAGATTTTTGGACAGGTATCGGATTTCCTCACCATGTTTTAACATTTCCGACACTAGAACGAAGAACTGGAGAGTCATATTACAAGGAATCATGTGGCGCATGATTTGGATGCTTCTTTCTGCATGACAAAATCAATGGCAGTGCTTCGTTTGTGACTACGGTAGATCTGGTTTGCTTctgtatgatttttatttgcCAAAAATACATGGTCTTAATATGATATAGACTTATAAAATCGAGATGGTCGTATAAACATATGAGACTGAGAATGAGAAAATGTTCGATTATTCACGTTATATAGACGAAGTTTACATCGTTAGAGCACAGAAAAAACGACGATATTTTAAAAGTCGAGAAGCTTGTATATCAAAATATGCAAATTAAATACCTAAATTTTTATGtctattttttaatgttttttaaaaaagatattagaagaaaatttgaaaaaatgtggAGAGATTTTGAAACAACCTGCCGTTTGAATAAACAGTAAATATCACATCAAACCcgaaaaagaaagaaaccaaCTAACCTGTATTCAATGCAACATATGAGTATTATATATAGTCTTTAAAGCAAACTTCAGCTTCCTTATTTGAAACCTTTCCTCTCGAGCAAAACGACGGCGTTCTGGACAGGGGGGAGAGAGAGTCATGACCGGGGTGGTTATGGTGACGAGGGACGGCGGGACGAGCTCGAAATCTGCGGTGGCTGAGGTGCGGGAGAAGCAGGAAGACCAGCAGCTGTCTCTTCTGGACTTCATTCTATCGGCTTTGAGGAAGTCCATGGTGTCAGCCTGCCGTGTGGATAGGGCGGAGAGAGAGGTGATATCCGCCGTTCGTCACATGGAGATCGGGTGGCCCACCAATGTTCAGCACTTGACCCACGTCACTTTTGACAGATTCCATGGTTTTTTGGGTCTGCCTGTGGAATTTGAGGTGGACGTTCCGTGTAAAGCTCCGAGTGCTAGGTATGCCAAAAGTTGTTCCAGATTTATGCTTTATTGTCTTCCATTTGTTCATATTCCGCCTTTTTGGGTACCATGAAAAAATCGAAATCCCGTTCATTTTTGTAGTGTATACTGAgctaattttttcaaatgttcccGAACCTGTTTTTGGTGATTTCTAGGAGTATTTCGATgtgtaattttcttttatattttctgAGTTTAGATCTGCGGCACTATGTAGAGGGTTATTGGGTTATTGTTTCTGTGTTTAATATGAGAACTAGAATCTCATGTTGCAATGGTTGCTAGCCCGTGCTCTGAAAATGTGTAGTGTAATTAATCTATGGATAAAAGGAGGAAACAAGATTTGTGTTTAAATAGCAATATGGGTCTTGGCGGAACATGCTTTGGATCTTGTTTGATTagttttgaatttatcatgAAATCCTTAAATTGGATTTGTTTACCCATAATACACACAGCCCTGTAGCCTTTTGGCCCTTTTCTATCAAATATCGTGAACTTGCTAAGAAATATTGTCCCCAATTAATGAAACAATTAACAATCcgtatatatttaaattttccaTCTCCCATGGAGCATGGATAAAGATTGGCTAATCATAGTTATAAAAAGAGGACATCATGAAGCTAGTAAATTGTACTCTTAAGGATTCATGGACTCCTGAAAGCTACTAGCAGATGCTGAGCAAGGTGGTTTTCTcacatctcaaattttttttaaaaaaatttacctgTAATATTCTCGAAGATAGTTTACGCATGAAGTCTCTTTTACTAAGCTATCGGTTAGCTCCGTGGGCATTGGAAAATTGAAGTTTTATGGCTTCAAGGACCATGAAAGGTTTGATTCGTTACTACTGAATTGAGTGTGTTAAAGGTGTTGTATGTTTTCTGATAAGGGGATGGATCAATGATTGATGCATGCATCTGCCTATATCTGTAACTTCATCTAGCACTGTTGCCATATCCCAATACTAGAATTTGCTGAGAAAGAGATTATGTTTTCATAACAAAGATTGTTggttttttaaaagtttatattCGGCAAGTTACAGGCTTCTTGGATTCAATTTTGTAGTGTTAGTGTATTTGGAGTCTCTGCAGACTCAATGCAATGCTCGTACGATGCACGAGGTAACAGTGTCCCAGCTATTCTGCTTTTAATGCAGGAAAGACTATATGCACAAGGTGGTCTCGAGGTGAGCTAACATTGACTTAAATTCATGCCAAACGTTTCTCTGATTGTAATACTTTGGTTTAACCTTTTAAGTGCCCAACATCTGTATCTGAAATCTTTGTAGTCTGAGGGAATTTTTCGGATAAACCCGGAGAATAGCCAAGAGAGACATGTCAGAGACCAGCTCAACAGGGGCATTGTGCCTGAAGACATTGAAGTCCACTGCTTGGCAGGTTTGATCAAAGCCTGGTTTCGGGAGCTCCCATCTGGTGTTCTTGATGGGCTTTCGCCTGAGCAGGTTTTGCAATGCAGCGTTGAAGAGGAGGAATGTGTGGAGCTTGTTAATCAGCTAAGACCAACCGAAAAAGCACTTCTTGGCTGGGCAATTGACCTCATGGCTGATATTGTCGAGCTAGAAGAATTTAACAAAATGAATGCAAGAAATATCGCTATGGTTTTTGCACCAAACATGACtcaggtcatccatgaaaaccATTTACGTTTATCTTCGAATTCTGCTCTGTTAATTTCTACCTAAACTGACCGAGCTGATTTAATTTTGCGGTCTTCTGCTAGATGTCAGATCCATTGACAGCTCTCATGCATGCTGTTCAAGTGATGAACTTATTGAAGACATTGATAATTAGAACACTGCGTCAACGTGAGGAGGCTGCTGGCGAAGGGTACTCACCCTTGTCGCCTCATTTTTTGGATACACGAAGTGATGGCAAATACGAAAATCGACAGGAGATGGAAACTAGCCATGAACCGACCCCAGAGGCCTCAGAGGATGACTCGAGAGCTCTGTACAGCCCATGCAGTGATGAAAAATGTGAAGTAGAGTCGTTGAGCGAGATAGAAGAGAATTTCTTAAGACAACtagatgagaaaaatgagactgCTGCCAAAAACGGCTTCAGGAAACGATTAGAAGGTATTTTGTGTAGTGGGCTTATGAGTCCCACTAGTAATTCTACGTTCATTGCAGATTCTTATCTTACATCATCCGGTAACAGAGAAGAGAGTTCTCGACTTAGCACGAGTAACGGTGAAGACTCAAAAACAGGTTCAGTTTCTGTTATCCATAAAATGGATTCAAGAAACATGTCCGGCAACGTCGGAGAACCATGCAGAATCTGTGATCTCTGAGCAGTCTTGTGATCCTTATGCATCTGTTTGACTAGCTAGACAAACTTTCTGTAAATTTCTGTCGTAAGTCTTAGGATTCATCATGTTGCAATGATTTTAATCTGATTGTTGTAAGTCACTTTTCAGTTCAGGACTGAACCAGAGCCTTTTGCTCGGAATGAAATCATCTTCTTTATTTTGTGCtacacaaatatatattgtataacaatttcaattatataaatatttacttgTCAAATAATTAGAGTTTAAGGTTTATTATACCATATGTAATTGTGTAGCAAAAAATGCAATACATGTTGAGTGGGGTAAGTGAGTCTGTTTTAGAAGAATCAGTAATTAATGATTATATTTCAACACGCCAGTAATTAATTATGAGTTCTTTGGAATAATGTGACTAAATTATTTTATGGGTGCCCATCATTTCGTAAGAAATTATTTCCTGATCTGTTGAACTTGCGTGAATTAATAACTTTAGAAATTGTAATCAACATCATATTTAGTATATTGCCAATGGAGAGGTAGTTAGCAAAATAACGTTGgtgaaacatttttttaaaaaaatgacattcTCATGTATAATTGAACACTCAAATATAATTGAAAACGatcgtttcaaaaaaaaaaaataaatttgaacaaaattATTCTCCCAAATATCCCGTCGATCTAGTTTGGTTGCCTCATGCATCTTGAACCTAGATGCTTATTGATGATGgggaatttattatttttgttagagATTCTACTCGTTGAAATTTAAAGTTCAATAAACCCATGAATGAGTGATATAAAAAagatgtatatttatttatattgtataatataatatttaaattgaaataatctttttttatatatataaaaatgtgttttcttgtatgatattttttttactacCACGATTGATTTCTTATTTAAGTTAATTAAACTACAATGAGATTTAAAAGCAATGtcaaaatttatgaaaaaaaatacagataaaatttttatgtaatatatcatatatatgttGATAACAATGAGAAGCTTTAACTAATActaaaaagtaaaaacaaaaaTCAGTATCCTCGCAATTGCAAAGCCTTGTACAAATTACAATGATCACTTTTTAAGTGTTGCATTTAATTACCAAATATTCTATATTTCTTATACGTATACATGCATTTGTATGTATGTACAAAGAATTCATCAAATTTCCTGAGATTCGTTATTTTTTGAatctcaaaaaacaaaaaaaataaaaaataaaaaatttaagattgtAAACAAGCTTCCCAGAAAAGCCGATCACTTTCTCTCCCACCTCTCGAATCCTTCGCCTCCTCCGGCGGCTCCACCGCCGTCCGTCCACCGAAGCATTGATCAACCACGCCGTCTTCTCCATCATTATCGTCACGGTGTTCTACCCCATCGTCCTCCTGCCTACCAAAACATCCGCCGACATTATCATAATCTTCGCTATTAAAACCAAAGCAGCCTCCATCTGCCGCGTCAACCTCGAGATGCACATCCGCGCATTCAGGCGACGATCCATCGCTGCAGGACATCGCATCATCCTCCGATTCCGCCTCAGATGCATCTCCGACGGCGACATCGATACATTCGACCTCGGAATCGCCGCTCGCCTCGAATAACATGTAAGTAGATGCATCAAACGAAACTCTTCCCCAATTCATCGTAATCGAAATTCCTCAATCGAAGAAA of the Primulina huaijiensis isolate GDHJ02 chromosome 1, ASM1229523v2, whole genome shotgun sequence genome contains:
- the LOC140989510 gene encoding rho GTPase-activating protein 2-like, whose product is MTGVVMVTRDGGTSSKSAVAEVREKQEDQQLSLLDFILSALRKSMVSACRVDRAEREVISAVRHMEIGWPTNVQHLTHVTFDRFHGFLGLPVEFEVDVPCKAPSASVSVFGVSADSMQCSYDARGNSVPAILLLMQERLYAQGGLESEGIFRINPENSQERHVRDQLNRGIVPEDIEVHCLAGLIKAWFRELPSGVLDGLSPEQVLQCSVEEEECVELVNQLRPTEKALLGWAIDLMADIVELEEFNKMNARNIAMVFAPNMTQMSDPLTALMHAVQVMNLLKTLIIRTLRQREEAAGEGYSPLSPHFLDTRSDGKYENRQEMETSHEPTPEASEDDSRALYSPCSDEKCEVESLSEIEENFLRQLDEKNETAAKNGFRKRLEGILCSGLMSPTSNSTFIADSYLTSSGNREESSRLSTSNGEDSKTGSVSVIHKMDSRNMSGNVGEPCRICDL